The segment GTATCATCTGGGACGACGAGAAAAGCCGTTGTATCGAGAAGGCCAAGGACGGTATGCCGATCACCGAACGCGGCAGAGGATTGGCCGAGATATTCGAGGAGCTGAAATCCATCGCGCCGATGCTCTTCAAGCTTCAACCCGTGATCGATCCCATAGCGATCCACTACTCCCAGGCCAGCATCCGAGCGCATTGGATGTTTGACTCACGGGAGGACGGTGACTCATGGCCGCGCCGGTTCTCGTCCTACGAAGCCGCTCACTCTCTGTTTGCCCGCGTGCGCGATAGCTTCGTACGGATCATCGAGGATCTGGGATTGCAGTTCAGATTCGTCTCCTACGAGGAGATCGAAAACGGCGAACTTCTTAAAGGCGGATATAAGGTGCTGTTTCTACCTCAATCGGTGGCGATGTCGAGGGAGGAATGTCGACGAATAGAGGAGTTCGTTCGAGCCGGCGGAACGGTGATAGCCGATAACATGACCGCTACGATGGATGAGCATTGTAAACGGCTGCCATACGGACAGATGGATGAACTGTTCGGCATCAAACGCGAGGAGGTAAGATGGAGACCAAAAGCGGAGGGCGGGTCACTGCCATCGGAGGTGCCGGAAGCTGCTCCACTTCAGGTTTATGAGCCTAATATAGCCGTGACTACCGGCAAGGCGTTATACCTAATCGGGGAAAGCCCGGCCGTTATAGAGAACAAGGTGGGAAAGGGACGGACGATCTATCTCAACCTGGACATGCATGACTACGGCAAGCTCAGGCTCACCCCACCCAAAGGCGAGAATTACCTCGCTCTCTTCGGGCGGCTGCTGAGCGAGTCCGGTATAAATGCCCCCGTGAAGGTGCTCGATGCGACGACCGGACAACCGGTACCATGTGTTGAAATATGGCGGTATCGGAGTGAGGATTCGTATTACATCGCTCTGATGCGAAACCCCGAGTTCGATGTCGATTCGCTTCGAGATGTGGGATATCCCGATAACTCTGAGCTTGAGGCGAACGTTCAGATACAGGTTATCCTCCCGCGCCGAGCCCGCGTGGAGGAGGTGAGGAATGGAAAGGATCTGGGGATAACCGACAGGGTGGAGATGCGATTAGACCCATGGAGTCCGATCATTCTGAAGTTGTCCCGCTGAAAGAGGCGAGGAACCCTCCCGAAGGGGGCCGGGTTGAATTTTCACCGAGCCGGTGATATAATTTCGCCGGATTTCATCCTAAAGAGGAGGAGAAATTGAAATTCAGGCCGGTTTTGCCGTTGATCCTGGTCATCCCTGTTCTCATCTTGATCGGATGCGGTGGGGATGTCGGAAGGGGATACTGGCAGATAATCCGTCGGGCGGATTGGGAGACGCATTTCGAGTCGGTCTTCTTCGTGGACGATAAAACCGGATGGGCTGTTGGACCGGCGTTAGCGGGCAATTCCGAAAGCGTTATCGCCCATACCACTGATGGCGGCAGAACATGGGTTCAGCAGAGAAGTGGAACCTTAAATCCGCTCCACAGGCTCTTCTTCGTGGACGGGGAAACCGGATGGGCGGTCGGTGATTTCGGAACGATACTGCATACCTCCGACGGCGGCGAGACATGGTCAAAACAACAGGCTCACACCCAGAATAACCTCTATGACATCTTCTTCGTCTCACATGATATCGGATGGGCGGTAGGGGATTGGGGAACGCTTCTTAAGACGGAAGACGGCGGTAAGAGCTGGAAGCGGATCGGAGAGGGGATCAAGAGGGAATCCCTGCGAGGGGTTTTCTTCTGGGACGAGAAGCTGGGATGGGCTGTCGGCTGGCAGGGGGTGATCCTTCATACCGCTGACGGCGGTAAGACATGGTCGAGGCAGAAAAGCGGCGTGGAGTACGAGCTAAGGCGAGTGTTGTTCGTCACCTCGAATGAGGGATGGGTCATAGGAAACTACAGGACGATCCTTCACACCACCGATGGCGGAAAAACATGGTTGTATCCGACTAAGGGGACAAATGAGAAACACG is part of the Candidatus Poribacteria bacterium genome and harbors:
- a CDS encoding beta-galactosidase trimerization domain-containing protein, whose translation is MGSKIWKGWEEYQVIMWSTGAPKELSTWFERLKEMGCTAEECYRDRDPTPFVRYRFGFYVENLVPELAYLHSRRKLYDEDFRNYTSTQDRRFLVRRPCLHDPDFWKEIKPRLQELVRPYVSHDPLLYNLQDELSIGSFASPMDYCFGPHTLREFRRWLRERYGALEALNREWETQFASWDEVEPMTTYQIKRREREALAEGQLENYAPWADHREFMDLSFARTLARLREFIRELDPTTPVGIEGTQMPSAWGGYDLWRLSQVIDWVEPYDIANSREIFRSFLPSDAPVVSTVFGSDMPRIRRKLWWLLLHGDRGCIIWDDEKSRCIEKAKDGMPITERGRGLAEIFEELKSIAPMLFKLQPVIDPIAIHYSQASIRAHWMFDSREDGDSWPRRFSSYEAAHSLFARVRDSFVRIIEDLGLQFRFVSYEEIENGELLKGGYKVLFLPQSVAMSREECRRIEEFVRAGGTVIADNMTATMDEHCKRLPYGQMDELFGIKREEVRWRPKAEGGSLPSEVPEAAPLQVYEPNIAVTTGKALYLIGESPAVIENKVGKGRTIYLNLDMHDYGKLRLTPPKGENYLALFGRLLSESGINAPVKVLDATTGQPVPCVEIWRYRSEDSYYIALMRNPEFDVDSLRDVGYPDNSELEANVQIQVILPRRARVEEVRNGKDLGITDRVEMRLDPWSPIILKLSR